One genomic window of Oryctolagus cuniculus chromosome 11, mOryCun1.1, whole genome shotgun sequence includes the following:
- the RNF114 gene encoding E3 ubiquitin-protein ligase RNF114, producing the protein MAAQQQGREGGAPLAAAAAEADPLGRFTCPVCLEVYEKPVQVPCGHVFCSACLQECLKPKKPVCGVCRSALAPGVRAVELERQIESTETSCHGCRKNFFLSKIRAHVATCSKYQNYIMEGVKATTKDASLQPRNVPNRYTFPCPYCPEKNFDQEGLVEHCKLSHSMDTKSVVCPICASMPWGDPNYRSANFMEHIQRRHQFSYDTFVDYDVDEEDMMNQVLQRSIIDQ; encoded by the exons ATGGCGGCGCAGCAGCAGGGTCGTGAGGGCGGCGCTCCGCTGGCCGCGGCAGCGGCGGAGGCCGACCCCTTGGGCCGCTTCACCTGTCCCGTGTGCTTAGAGGTGTACGAGAAGCCGGTGCAGGTGCCCTGCGGACACGT CTTTTGCTCTGCATGCCTGCAGGAGTGTCTGAAGCCGAAGAAGCCTGTCTGTGGGGTGTGCCGCAGCGCTCTGGCGCCTGGCGTCCGGGCCGTGGAGCTCGAGCGGCAGATCGAGAGCACAGAGACATCTTGCCATGGCTGCCGTAAGAAT TTCTTCCTATCCAAGATCCGTGCCCACGTGGCCACCTGCTCCAAATACCAGAATTACATCATGGAGGGCGTGAAGGCCACCACTAAGGATGCATCGCTTCAGCCAAG GAACGTCCCAAACCGTTACACCTTTCCTTGTCCTTACTGTCCTGAGAAGAACTTTGATCAGGAAGGACTTGTGGAACACTGCAAATTATCCCACAGCATGGACACCAAGTCTGTG GTCTGTCCGATTTGTGCCTCGATGCCCTGGGGAGACCCCAACTACCGCAGCGCCAACTTCATGGAGCACATCCAGCGCCGGCACCAGTTTTCCTACGACACCTTCGTG GATTACGATGTGGACGAAGAGGACATGATGAACCAGGTGCTGCAGCGCTCCATCATCGACCAGTGA